The nucleotide window TCGGCAACTTTATCACTGATCTGCCTGAGCATAACTTCATCTTCTGGCTCACACAGGTCAAGCGCCGGGCGCACATGCAAAACTCCGGCATCTGCATGGCCAAACATGCCATAATGCAGGCCGTTAGCGTCTAAAAGAGCACGGAACTCGTTAATAAAATCAGCCAGTTTTTCCGGCGGTACAGCGGTGTCTTCTGCAAAAGCGACGGGCTTGCGGCGTCCTTTAGTTGCGCCCAGCAAGCCCACCGATTTTTTCCGCATCGCATAAATAAGCTGGATGCTGGGCAAGTCATCACAGACTTGATAACCAATAACCCCTTTGCTGTCTTTGCTTTTAATCAGCTTATCCAGACGTTGAGTTAAAGAGCTCACTTTACTGTCTATTTCTTCCTGATTTAACCCGGTGAACTCAACCATGTTGATGCCATCCATGCGCTGACCTTCGACATCAGACAACAGCGGCTCAACCGACTTCCAAATTATATCCTGACGGGCAAGGTTCAGTACGGTACTGTCAACTGTCTCTACTGAGGTTGCTTTGGCATCAACTAAAAAAGGTGAATTTTCTAAAGCCGCCTGGAAATTTGAGTACTTTACGTTCACCAACACCCGATGTTTGGGAATAGGAGTAATATTCAGACGAGCTTCGCTGACAAAGCCCAATGTTCCCTCTGAGCCCGCAATGATTCGCGAAACATCTATTTTCTGCTGCTCGGCATTATAGGAATGTTTCAAGTCATAACCGGTTAAAAACCGATTCAGCGGCGGAAATTTATCACGAATATTCTCAGCTTCGCCCACACAGGTACCAATAACCTGCTTGTAAACTCGGGCTATACGATTATCCTGCCGCGCAATAGTTTCCGCCTGTTCAAGCGAGACCGGGCCGCTATCCAGCACAGAGCCGTCCAGCAACACGGTTTTCAGACCAAGAATGTGGTCGCTGGTTTTCCCATAAACCAAAGAGCCCTGACCAGATGCGTCAGTATTGATCATTCCACCAAGCGTGGCACGATTACTGGTCGATAAGTCAGGTGAAAAGAAATAGCCGTGTGGGCGCAAAATGTCGTTGAGCTGATCTTTTACGACACCAGCCTGTACTCGCACCCAGCCCTCTTTTGAATTAACTTCCAACACTTTATTCATGTGGCGACTTAAGTCCACCACAATACCGGAAGTTAAAGACTGACCATTGGTGCCGGTGCCACCTCCACGGGGAGAGAACTGCACACTGCTATTGTTTTCCTGACCTGCAAGCTTCATCAGCAAGACAAGATCAGTTTGATTAAGAGGATACAAAACGGCCTGAGGCAGGTTTTGATAAACGCTGTTATCCGTGGCCGCGATTAAACGGCCCGAATAACTCACGTCAATTTCACCTGCAAACTCTGAGCTTCTTACCTGCTCAATAAAGTGCCGGTAGTCATTTGGTAACGCATTCTCAGCAGCAATCTCAGGTAATACAGTCATACTTATAAGTTTTCCGCTAGGTACATCCAGGTTTCAATAACGGTGTCTGGGTTCAGCGAGACCGAATCAATGCCCTGATCAACTAACCAGGCTGCAAAATCAGGATGATCCGACGGTCCCTGACCACAAATACCAACGTACTTACCGCGTTTTTTCGCCGTTTGAATGGCCATTGCCAGCAGTTTCTTCACAGCTTCGTTACGCTCATCAAATAAGTGCGCGATAACACCAGAATCACGATCCAAGCCTAAAGTTAACTGGGTTAAATCATTAGAACCAATCGAAAAACCGTCGAAGATGTCGAGAAATTCGTCAGCCAGCAAAGCGTTAGAGGGCAGCTCGCACATCATAATAACGCGTAAACCATTTTCGCCCTGAACCAGCCCCTGCTCGGCCAAAAGTTCGATAACCTTGCGACCTTCTTCAAGGGTTCTTACGAACGGGATCATGATTTCGATATTGGTCAGACCCATATCGTTACGAACGCGTTTAATTGCTTCACACTCTAATGCAAAGCAGTCACGGAACTCTTCAGAGATATAACGAGACGCACCACGGAAGCCCAGCATTGGGTTTTCTTCGCCAGGCTCATACTGCTTTCCGCCAATAAGATTGGCGTACTCGTTCGACTTAAAGTCAGACATACGCACAATAACGCGTTCTGGCGAAAATGCAGCACCTAAAGTAGAAATACCTTCGGCTAAACGCGCTACGTAGTATTCCCGAGGGCTGCTGTAACCGGCCATCATGCTATCAATCGTCTGTTTCAGTTCGTCACTTTGCTGTTCATAATTAAGTAAGGCTTTAGGGTGAACGCCTATCATGCGGTTAATAATGAACTCGAGACGAGCAAGGCCAATACCCGCATGCGGCAGGCCGGCAAAATCGAAGGCTCTGTCCGGATTACCCACGTTCATCATAATTTTCAGTGGTAGATCCGGCATAGCGTCTATCTGTGACTCGGTAATATCAAAGTCCAGTTCACCCTGGTAGATATAACCGGTGTCTCCCTCAGCACAAGAAACTGTAACGGCCTGACCATTACTGATATGGTCAGTTGCATCACCGCAACCAACTACCGCTGGAATGCCCAGTTCGCGTGCAATAATTGCTGCATGGCAAGTACGACCACCGCGGTTAGTAACAATGGCGGCCGCGCGTTTCATAATTGGTTCCCAGTCGGGGTCGGTCATATCGGTCACTAATACGTCGCCCGGCTGCACTTTGTCCATTTCGCTAATGTCGTTCAAAACACGAGCAACACCACGACCAATACGTTGGCCAATAGCACGCCCTGTGCAGACGACGTCACTTTTTGCTTTTAACGCAAAACGTTCAATGGCTTGCCCTTTTTGGTTCGACTGAACGGTTTCCGGACGTGCCTGAACAATGTAAAGCTTTCCGTCGACGCCATCTTTTGCCCATTCAATGTCCATTGGACGACCATAATGGTCTTCAATGATTAGAGCTTGTTTAGCCAGTATCTCGACTTCTTCGTCGGTTACCGAGAATGTCTGACTTTTAGCTGAATCGATGTCTTCAATTAATGTCTGCTTTCCATGTTCTCTGTCGTCAGAAAAAATCATCTGGATTCTCTTACTACCCAAGGTTCTGCGCAGCACTGAAGGACGCCCTGCGTTTAACGTTGGCTTATGTACGTAGAATTCATCAGGGTTAACTGCACCCTGCACGACCATCTCACCGAGACCGTATGATGAAGTAATGAAAACCACGTCATCAAAGCCCGATTCTGTATCAATGCTGAACATAACCCCGGAAGACGCGATATCACTACGAACCATACGTTGTATACCAGCCGACAACGCAACACCGCGGTGGTCGTAGCCCTGGTGAACACGATAGGAAATAGCGCGGTCGTTAAACAACGAAGCAAACACATGTTTAATGGCTTCCATAACGCTACCCAGGCCACGTACGTTCAGGAAAGTTTCCTGCTGCCCGGCAAATGAAGCATCCGGCATATCTTCTGCCGTGGCAGAACTACGTACCGCAAAGCTGAATTCGTCATTGTTTTCACTTAACTCAGCAAAAGCGTCTTTAATGGCCGTTTCAAATTCCGGCTGGAACGGTGTATCAATAATCCACTGACGAATTTTCTTCCCAGCCTGTGCTAATGCCTGAACATCATCAACATCAAGCGTGTCGAGCAAATCGTGAATACGATCGTTTAAGCCACTTTGCTCCAGAAACTGGTTATAGGCATCAGCCGTTGTTGCAAAACCACCGGGCACTTCAACTCCTGCTCCGGCTAAGTTACTGATCATCTCACCCAGCGAGGCATTTTTGCCTCCAACTCGGTTTACGTCCTGCATTCCCAGATGTTGGTACCAAACTACGTATTCTTGCACGTCACAATCCTTAATTGATTTTTCGGCATGGAAGTGACATCTATTTTACACGCTGTGGCCCAACAAGTTAATATCGAACCTACAATCGCTTAAAAAGAGATTCACCAGTGCGCTACGCATTTTACATTTCAGACGGTACAGCATTAACCGCCGAAGCCTTTGGCCACGCGCTTTTGTCGATGTTTCCGGTTAATTTTGAACACAAAACATTGCCTTTTATCGATAGTCAGGAAAAAGCAAATGAGGTGTGTAAAACAATAAAAAAAGCCGTTTCCGACAGTGGTGAGCCGCCTTTAATCTTTCATACTTTCGTTAACGAGAAGCTAAAAGCAAAAATTACCAACTGCGGGGGCATCTGCTACGACTTTTTAGATCACTTTGTGGCTCCTGTCGCAAAAGAGTTAGACGTTAAAGCTGAACCCAAAACCCACCGTACTCATGGTGTGCATAAAAATTATAATTTCCGAATAGACGCTATTAATTACGCGCTGGATAATGATGATGGAAAACGCTTAAACCAACTCGATAAAGCTGACCTGATTTTGATTGGCGTATCGCGTACAGGAAAGACCCCGACCAGCTTATATCTGGCAATGCAATACGGAATTAAAGTTGCCAACTATCCTTTAACCGACGATGACGACTTCGAACGATTACAGTTACCTAAAGAATTAAAACTGCATCGCCATAAACTATTTGGATTGACCTTGTCGTCCCAGCGTTTACATGAAATTAGGAGTCAAAGACGGGAAGGCAGTCAGTACGCCTCTATGGCGCAATGTCGGTTTGAACTCGCTGAAGTTGAAAGGCTCTATAGCCGCGAGGCCGTACCTTTTATCAACTCAACTCATTATTCAGTAGAAGAAATAGCCGCAAAAATTCTGGCTAAAACGAACTTAGAGCGGCATCGTTATTAATGCCGCTCTAACGTTCTTAAAATTGAACACTTTATTTAGCGTTGGTGCTTTCAAATATTTTGTCCGCCGACGCTGCAACAAAGCCGGTATACAGTTTGCCTTCTTCAATTTCGTAGCGCTTAGCAAATTCATAGAAGCAACTGGGGATCTCGACAGTCTTATCAGAAAACTCAACTGGATGGCGGTCAGCCATAGTTGATGATTGTTCCAGATAAACTTCTGGAGACCCTTTTATTTCGCCGCCAGACGTATTCAGTTTGAAACCATTGTCTTTCAACTTCTGGTTGACCTGCTCAAGCGTTTTATAGCCTGGTAACTGATTAACGCTTACCGTAAAGTGGTTTGCGCAATAGCCAAATGCAGCCATCCACGCAGCGTACTCACTTTCTTCAAGCAATGACTGGTAATCGGCATAACTGACTTTCCAGTGCGTACCTGAATAAAGAAAGTCCGACTTTTTGGTGTCTTCAGCCGAAACCTGAGCCACCATATCTTTAACTTTGCTTTGCAACTCATCAGAAAATTCAGCTGTCATTAATTCGCTGATAAATACTTTTGGTAATTCAGGGTCTTCGTGCTCAAAATGTTTTGCGCGCAGTTTTTTCGCTTCAAAGTGATAGTCACCACCCTCTTTGTAACCTAAGTCCAGAAAATGCTGTGCCAGTACTTCCAGACCAACCGGACTGATATCAAAGGTACGAAAAGCAACGTGATCGTTAACGATCGGATGCCCTTCTCCTAAAATTTGATGCACCTTTTTTGCTGAAGGTGTGCGCGATAAATAATCTTGCCACAAGTTTTCAAATAACACTTCTACCTGTTGCGACATATAAAAATATACCTCTTAAATATCCGATTATAAGGAGTCTATCAGCCCGCGCCGTTGCGGGCTGCTTTCAATGATTCTGCGACTAAAAACGCTAATTCCAGCACTTGATCAGCATTCAGTCGTGGATCGCACTGAGTGCGGTAACGACTGGATAAATCTGCCTCACTTATGCGGTAGGCACCACCAGTACATTCTGTAACATCTTCACCGGTCATTTCCAGATGGATGCCGCCCGGATAAGTACCTTCAGCTTGATGAATCGCAAAGAAATGTCTTAATTCTTTATGTATGGCGTCAAAATTCCGGGTTTTCAAGCCATTATCGGCTTTAATCGTATTGCCATGCATCGGGTCGCTTGACCAGACGACATTACGGCCTTCCTGTTTTACACGACGCACCAATTCGGGCAATTTATTCGCAAGGTTATCGGCGCCCATACGGGTAATTAATGTTAAACGTCCTGGTTCGTTGTCAGGGTTCAATGCGTCAATTAACTCAATGAGCTCATCCCCTTGCATGGTTGGGCCCACCTTTACCCCAACCGGGTTATGAATGCCACGCATAAATTCAACATGAGCCTGATCCAGTTTACGAGTACGTTCACCAATCCAGACCATATGCGCTGAGCAGTCGTACGGTAAACCCGTTAATGTGTCGGTGCGGGTCAATGCCTGTTCATAAGGCAACAACAACGCCTCATGCGAGGTGAATAGCGAAGTCTCGTGAATGGCCGCGTTATTTTCTGAATTAATTCCCAATACTTCCATAAAGCGCAGCGCTGACTGAATTTCTTCGGCTATTTTCTGGTAACGCTCTTTTAACGGATTTGAAGCTATAAAGCTTAAGTTCCACTTATGCACTTTGTGTAAGTTTGCCAGACCGCCCTGCGCGAACGCACGCAACAAATTCATGGTCGCAGCAGAGTGATGATAAGCTTTAAGCATGCGCTCAGGGTCTGGCTGACGAGCTACTGTGTCAAATTCTGAACCATTAATGATGTCACCACGGTAACTGGGCAAACTGAGGTCGCCAATGGTTTCAAAGTCACTGGAGCGCGGCTTCGCATATTGACCAGCCATGCGTGCAACTTTTGTTACCGGACATGAGCCTGCAAACGTCATGACAATGGCCATTTGCAGGATAACCTTAAAAGTGTCACGAATTTTTGGTGCATTAAAGTCACTAAAAGATTCAGCGCAATCACCGCCTTGCAGCAGGAACCCTTCTCCTACACAGACATTTTTTAACTGATTTCTTAACGCTCGTATCTCTTCTGCGAACACCAGAGGCGGGAACTGACTCAGTTGCTGTTCTACAGCTTGCAACTGTGACGGATCTGAATACTTAGGTTGTTGTTCTATTGGCTTATCGCGCCAACTGCGCGCACTCCATTGGGCCATAACAAAAAATTATCCGCTTTATCGGTAAGTAAGAGTTAAGAATGTACCTCTGTATCCCTTGAAAAGCAACGACTAACGCCGTTGCTCAAGAGCATGAATTCGTTCATCTAAAGGCGGGTGACTCATAAACAACTTAGACATAGTTGAGCGCTTTCCTTTTATGCCAAACGCCAGCATAGTGCCATCAAGTTCGGACTCTTTGCCCTGCTGTAAGCGGCGTAAAGCAGCAATCATTTTTTGTTTGCCGACTAAATCTGCGGATCCGGCATCCGCTCTGAATTCACGCTGGCGAGAGAACCACATAACAATGGTACTGGCTAACACGCCAAATACGATTTCCAGCAACATTACGACACCATAATAAGCGAACCCGCCGCCCCGCTGGTTATCACCACCGCGCATTATTGCGCTGGCAATGATTCGTGCGAAAAACATCACAAACGTATTTATCACACCCTGGATCAGGGTCAGTGTCACCATATCGCCATTAGCAATGTGACTAATTTCATGTGCAAGAACCGCCTCAACTTCGTCAGCATTCATGCTTTGCAGTAGCCCGGTACTGACTGCAACCAATGAAGCATTTTTACTGCGCCCGGTAGCAAAGGCATTAGGCTCCGGGGACTGATAAACCGCAACCTGAGGCATAGGCAAGCCTGCTTTTTGCGCCTGTTGCTGAACGGTGCGTAACAACCATTCTTCAGATTGGTTCTGCGGTTTTTCTATAACTCTGGCGCCGGTTGACCGAATTGCCATCCAGCGTGATATCCAGAGCGATACAAAGGCACCACCAAAACCAAACAGCGCACAGAACACCAGTAAGCCCACCGACCCTTGTGCATCAATGCCGGTTACCGCCATCACAATATTAAAGACCACGCTAACAACCAGCAAAATGGCCATGTTAGTCGCTAAAAACAGCAAAATTCTCTTCATTGCTCGTACTCCGGGGAACTTAATCTGCTAAGTTATGTGGGGCTATTTAGTCGTATTTCAATCTTATTTATGGAAATAAATGCTCAAATCTTTTTCTTCCCACTCAGGCAAATAAGGAATAGTAGCGAGCTCTTTTTCGCCCAGCAACTCACGTAACGACTCCAGGTTCTCGGCCTGTCGCGGCATAGGCTCGGCTCCGGTTTGCACGGCTATCCAGCCTGCAACCTCGCAACTTTCCTGCTTTATTGATTGTAAGCTGAGCAACGCATGGTTCAGGCAGCCTAGTTTTAACCCGACCACCAGCACAACTTTCGCATTAATGTCTTTTACCACCTGCGGCATACGTAGCCCGGGAGCCAGAGGTAACTGCCAGCCACCCGCTCCTTCAATCACCAAACTGTCTATTGACTGATCACGAAACCAATCTACCGCTTTCAACAAGCGCTGTTTGTCTATGATCACGTCATTGTCTGCTGCCGCAATATGAGGGGCTATTGCTGCTTCAAAGGTATAAGGATTGACCCTTTCGTAATCAAAAGAAGTATTCGATTGACGCATTAAACTCAGTGCATCTTCATTCACCAACTGTCCATTTTGCCAGTGACAACCGGATGCAACGGGCTTCATTACCGCAACGTGTTGCGACTGCTTTACTAAATACTGAACAAAAGCACATGCTGCAACGGTTTTTCCTGAATCGGTGTCTGTTCCGGTAATAAAATAAGTGCTCATATCAACTTAAACTCAATGCTACTTAACTAATTTAATATTAAGAATTGACCATTCAAGTGGCAATCCCTGCAAAGTCCGATGATTTTCGAAGGCATTTTCCAGCTGCTGCAGGCGGTTGCGCGTCATCAGCCCGGCGTTATCAGTTCGTCTCACATAATTGGCTCCAACCCCTTTAATACTGCCTATAAGTTCACGGACATTGCCAAAGTATTGAGTGTGTTCTTCTAACACGAATTCTGAACGACGCCAGTTAATTGAGTCGACTTCGTTCTGCACACTTTCTGCGCTTTTAAAGCGGTGCGTATGTTGCAAATCGTCCACGGCATTCCAGCTTTTTATGAAAGAATTGAAAGTACCCTCGACAACGGTATTAACGGTTACAACACCACCCGGCTTTAAAAGGCGATAAGCTTCGCTCATCGCTTTTTGCAAATTATCGACCCACTGCATAGACAAATTAGCGAAAAGCCAGTCGACTGAATTGTCTGCTACAGGCAGAGCTTCCCATTCACCATTAACCCAGCTAAGTTCAGGATAATCCGCAGCCGCTTTAGACAACATAGCCGGAGCAATATCAACACCAAGATAATGATTCGCACGGGGTAAGAGCTCTGCTGTCGTTGATGCAGGTCCACAGCCAACGTCAAGCACTTGATTGACATCGGCGGGCCCCAGACTTAATAGCC belongs to Idiomarina sp. PL1-037 and includes:
- the ppsA gene encoding phosphoenolpyruvate synthase, which encodes MQEYVVWYQHLGMQDVNRVGGKNASLGEMISNLAGAGVEVPGGFATTADAYNQFLEQSGLNDRIHDLLDTLDVDDVQALAQAGKKIRQWIIDTPFQPEFETAIKDAFAELSENNDEFSFAVRSSATAEDMPDASFAGQQETFLNVRGLGSVMEAIKHVFASLFNDRAISYRVHQGYDHRGVALSAGIQRMVRSDIASSGVMFSIDTESGFDDVVFITSSYGLGEMVVQGAVNPDEFYVHKPTLNAGRPSVLRRTLGSKRIQMIFSDDREHGKQTLIEDIDSAKSQTFSVTDEEVEILAKQALIIEDHYGRPMDIEWAKDGVDGKLYIVQARPETVQSNQKGQAIERFALKAKSDVVCTGRAIGQRIGRGVARVLNDISEMDKVQPGDVLVTDMTDPDWEPIMKRAAAIVTNRGGRTCHAAIIARELGIPAVVGCGDATDHISNGQAVTVSCAEGDTGYIYQGELDFDITESQIDAMPDLPLKIMMNVGNPDRAFDFAGLPHAGIGLARLEFIINRMIGVHPKALLNYEQQSDELKQTIDSMMAGYSSPREYYVARLAEGISTLGAAFSPERVIVRMSDFKSNEYANLIGGKQYEPGEENPMLGFRGASRYISEEFRDCFALECEAIKRVRNDMGLTNIEIMIPFVRTLEEGRKVIELLAEQGLVQGENGLRVIMMCELPSNALLADEFLDIFDGFSIGSNDLTQLTLGLDRDSGVIAHLFDERNEAVKKLLAMAIQTAKKRGKYVGICGQGPSDHPDFAAWLVDQGIDSVSLNPDTVIETWMYLAENL
- a CDS encoding pyruvate, water dikinase regulatory protein, which produces MRYAFYISDGTALTAEAFGHALLSMFPVNFEHKTLPFIDSQEKANEVCKTIKKAVSDSGEPPLIFHTFVNEKLKAKITNCGGICYDFLDHFVAPVAKELDVKAEPKTHRTHGVHKNYNFRIDAINYALDNDDGKRLNQLDKADLILIGVSRTGKTPTSLYLAMQYGIKVANYPLTDDDDFERLQLPKELKLHRHKLFGLTLSSQRLHEIRSQRREGSQYASMAQCRFELAEVERLYSREAVPFINSTHYSVEEIAAKILAKTNLERHRY
- a CDS encoding DUF1338 domain-containing protein, whose product is MSQQVEVLFENLWQDYLSRTPSAKKVHQILGEGHPIVNDHVAFRTFDISPVGLEVLAQHFLDLGYKEGGDYHFEAKKLRAKHFEHEDPELPKVFISELMTAEFSDELQSKVKDMVAQVSAEDTKKSDFLYSGTHWKVSYADYQSLLEESEYAAWMAAFGYCANHFTVSVNQLPGYKTLEQVNQKLKDNGFKLNTSGGEIKGSPEVYLEQSSTMADRHPVEFSDKTVEIPSCFYEFAKRYEIEEGKLYTGFVAASADKIFESTNAK
- a CDS encoding class II 3-deoxy-7-phosphoheptulonate synthase, with product MAQWSARSWRDKPIEQQPKYSDPSQLQAVEQQLSQFPPLVFAEEIRALRNQLKNVCVGEGFLLQGGDCAESFSDFNAPKIRDTFKVILQMAIVMTFAGSCPVTKVARMAGQYAKPRSSDFETIGDLSLPSYRGDIINGSEFDTVARQPDPERMLKAYHHSAATMNLLRAFAQGGLANLHKVHKWNLSFIASNPLKERYQKIAEEIQSALRFMEVLGINSENNAAIHETSLFTSHEALLLPYEQALTRTDTLTGLPYDCSAHMVWIGERTRKLDQAHVEFMRGIHNPVGVKVGPTMQGDELIELIDALNPDNEPGRLTLITRMGADNLANKLPELVRRVKQEGRNVVWSSDPMHGNTIKADNGLKTRNFDAIHKELRHFFAIHQAEGTYPGGIHLEMTGEDVTECTGGAYRISEADLSSRYRTQCDPRLNADQVLELAFLVAESLKAARNGAG
- the htpX gene encoding protease HtpX, whose amino-acid sequence is MKRILLFLATNMAILLVVSVVFNIVMAVTGIDAQGSVGLLVFCALFGFGGAFVSLWISRWMAIRSTGARVIEKPQNQSEEWLLRTVQQQAQKAGLPMPQVAVYQSPEPNAFATGRSKNASLVAVSTGLLQSMNADEVEAVLAHEISHIANGDMVTLTLIQGVINTFVMFFARIIASAIMRGGDNQRGGGFAYYGVVMLLEIVFGVLASTIVMWFSRQREFRADAGSADLVGKQKMIAALRRLQQGKESELDGTMLAFGIKGKRSTMSKLFMSHPPLDERIHALEQRR
- the bioD gene encoding dethiobiotin synthase; the encoded protein is MSTYFITGTDTDSGKTVAACAFVQYLVKQSQHVAVMKPVASGCHWQNGQLVNEDALSLMRQSNTSFDYERVNPYTFEAAIAPHIAAADNDVIIDKQRLLKAVDWFRDQSIDSLVIEGAGGWQLPLAPGLRMPQVVKDINAKVVLVVGLKLGCLNHALLSLQSIKQESCEVAGWIAVQTGAEPMPRQAENLESLRELLGEKELATIPYLPEWEEKDLSIYFHK
- a CDS encoding methyltransferase domain-containing protein, which encodes MKPLNFQQAVARQFNRAAKDYHQHASIQRLTANRLLSLGPADVNQVLDVGCGPASTTAELLPRANHYLGVDIAPAMLSKAAADYPELSWVNGEWEALPVADNSVDWLFANLSMQWVDNLQKAMSEAYRLLKPGGVVTVNTVVEGTFNSFIKSWNAVDDLQHTHRFKSAESVQNEVDSINWRRSEFVLEEHTQYFGNVRELIGSIKGVGANYVRRTDNAGLMTRNRLQQLENAFENHRTLQGLPLEWSILNIKLVK